The following are from one region of the Nitrososphaerota archaeon genome:
- a CDS encoding 50S ribosomal protein L5 has protein sequence MDQATLEKTIEKSMDKIIKIEKVVVNCCVGESGVKLEKASKILEQLTNQKPVLCKARKTIRSFGIHKGEPIAVKVTLRKNKAYDFLQRALKAIKNKIPKDNFDENGNVSFGISEHLDIPGTKYDPSLGIIGMDVCVSLCKPGKRVSLRKRAKSKIGKRQRVTKEEAMKFFIETFNVELV, from the coding sequence ATGGATCAAGCTACCTTAGAAAAAACGATAGAAAAATCAATGGATAAAATAATAAAAATAGAGAAAGTTGTTGTAAATTGTTGTGTAGGAGAATCTGGAGTAAAACTTGAAAAAGCATCTAAGATATTAGAACAATTAACGAATCAAAAACCAGTTTTATGCAAAGCTAGGAAAACTATTAGATCATTTGGAATACATAAAGGAGAACCTATTGCTGTTAAAGTCACTCTTAGGAAAAATAAAGCATATGATTTCTTACAAAGAGCTTTAAAAGCAATTAAAAATAAAATTCCTAAAGATAATTTTGATGAAAATGGAAATGTTTCATTTGGAATATCTGAACATTTAGATATTCCGGGAACAAAATATGACCCTTCTCTTGGAATAATTGGAATGGATGTGTGTGTTTCGCTTTGTAAGCCAGGGAAAAGAGTATCTTTAAGAAAAAGGGCTAAATCAAAAATTGGGAAAAGACAAAGAGTTACAAAAGAAGAAGCAATGAAATTCTTTATAGAAACATTTAATGTAGAATTGGTTTAA
- a CDS encoding 30S ribosomal protein S14 — MKNKPPKNRKFGKGVVKCRRCGTTVGVIRKYNLYICRRCINEIAPLLGFKKYS; from the coding sequence ATGAAAAATAAGCCACCTAAAAATAGGAAATTTGGTAAAGGGGTTGTAAAGTGTAGGAGATGCGGCACAACTGTAGGTGTTATTAGGAAATATAATCTATACATTTGTAGAAGATGCATAAATGAAATTGCTCCATTATTAGGTTTTAAAAAATATTCATAA
- a CDS encoding 30S ribosomal protein S8 — protein sequence MTRHDLVSGLFNIIQNNELVGNRECIYPASKLIAAILKVLQKYSYIGEFEYIDDGRGGKFKIQLLGRINKCGSIKPHFSVKVKEIEEWEKQYLPARDIGILILTTPKGVISHIEAKKLNVGGRLLGYVY from the coding sequence ATGACTAGGCATGATTTAGTATCCGGTTTATTCAATATAATTCAAAACAATGAACTTGTTGGTAATAGAGAATGTATATATCCAGCTTCAAAACTTATAGCAGCAATTTTAAAAGTATTACAAAAATATTCTTACATAGGAGAATTTGAATATATTGATGATGGTAGAGGAGGGAAATTTAAAATTCAACTTCTTGGAAGAATAAATAAATGCGGCTCAATAAAACCTCATTTTAGTGTTAAAGTGAAAGAAATAGAAGAATGGGAAAAGCAATATCTCCCAGCAAGAGATATTGGTATACTAATCTTAACTACTCCAAAAGGAGTTATATCTCATATAGAAGCTAAAAAACTTAATGTTGGTGGTAGATTATTAGGATATGTTTATTAA
- a CDS encoding 50S ribosomal protein L6, whose amino-acid sequence MKEKIIEEKITIPSNVSIKIENYKIIIKGELGEIKEDFSHASPIFILQGNELIIKIKGKGKRAKALLGTIKSLIKNMIIGVSKGYTYKLKVISSHFPISVKVSGNTVLIENFLGEKYVRKAKIVGENTKVIPKGEDIIVTGINKYEVSQTAANIERAVRIKRKDPRKFLDGIYVYEKQVGIVK is encoded by the coding sequence ATGAAAGAGAAAATCATAGAAGAAAAAATAACAATTCCAAGTAATGTTTCAATTAAAATTGAAAATTATAAAATAATTATTAAAGGAGAATTAGGAGAAATTAAAGAAGATTTTTCTCATGCATCTCCAATTTTTATTTTACAAGGAAATGAATTAATAATTAAAATAAAGGGAAAAGGAAAACGTGCTAAAGCGTTATTAGGAACAATAAAATCATTAATAAAAAATATGATAATAGGAGTTTCAAAAGGTTATACTTATAAGCTTAAAGTTATTTCTTCTCATTTTCCAATTTCTGTAAAAGTTTCAGGAAATACGGTTTTAATAGAAAATTTCCTTGGAGAAAAATATGTAAGGAAAGCTAAAATAGTTGGAGAAAATACTAAAGTAATTCCAAAAGGTGAAGATATAATTGTAACTGGAATAAATAAATATGAAGTTAGTCAAACAGCTGCAAATATTGAAAGAGCTGTAAGAATAAAAAGAAAAGATCCTAGAAAATTTCTTGATGGAATATATGTATATGAAAAACAAGTAGGTATAGTGAAATGA
- a CDS encoding 50S ribosomal protein L32e, translating to MIVKSEILKEKRKLKKEIKKILEIRRKRPKFVRQESWRYVRLKENWRRPRGKDSRMRLQKSGSPPLVSIGYGSPKKYKGLHPCGLKEKIIHNINQLNELNPKIYAIRISSKVGKKKRIEIYEKAISNGFKVLNPPILEKITKEE from the coding sequence ATGATAGTTAAAAGCGAAATTCTTAAAGAAAAAAGAAAATTAAAGAAAGAAATTAAAAAAATATTAGAAATACGTAGAAAAAGGCCTAAATTTGTTAGACAAGAATCTTGGAGATATGTAAGATTAAAAGAAAATTGGAGAAGGCCAAGAGGAAAAGATAGTAGAATGAGACTTCAAAAAAGCGGTTCTCCACCTCTTGTTTCTATTGGTTATGGTAGTCCTAAAAAATATAAAGGATTACATCCTTGTGGTTTAAAAGAAAAAATAATCCATAATATTAATCAATTAAATGAACTTAATCCAAAAATTTATGCTATAAGAATTTCTTCAAAAGTTGGAAAGAAAAAACGTATAGAAATATATGAAAAAGCTATTTCTAATGGTTTTAAAGTATTAAATCCACCAATTTTAGAAAAAATAACTAAGGAGGAATAA
- a CDS encoding 50S ribosomal protein L19e: MVLTTQKRIAAKILKCGENRVRFNSEKIEEIEEAITRKDIKRLIKEGAIYKIQKKGISRARVEKKKRGPGSKKGAKYSRLSRKEKWIQKVRAQRKKLRELKNKRLIERSVYRDIYQMIKSGAFKSTKQMIEYLKENKLLKKGLLL, encoded by the coding sequence ATGGTTTTAACAACACAAAAGAGAATTGCTGCAAAAATCTTAAAATGTGGTGAAAATAGAGTACGTTTTAATAGTGAAAAAATTGAAGAAATAGAAGAGGCTATAACTCGTAAAGATATAAAACGTTTAATAAAAGAAGGTGCTATTTATAAAATTCAGAAAAAAGGGATTAGTAGAGCAAGAGTAGAGAAAAAGAAAAGAGGACCAGGAAGTAAAAAAGGAGCAAAATATTCTCGTCTTTCAAGAAAAGAAAAATGGATTCAAAAAGTTAGAGCTCAAAGGAAAAAACTTAGGGAATTAAAAAATAAAAGATTAATTGAAAGAAGTGTTTATAGAGATATTTATCAAATGATAAAATCTGGTGCATTTAAATCTACTAAGCAAATGATCGAATATCTTAAAGAAAATAAACTTTTAAAGAAGGGGTTACTATTATGA
- a CDS encoding 50S ribosomal protein L18 — MKIYKRAKPKRQRKGLTNYYKRIKLVKSNLPRLVIRKTNRYIITQIIESKAGGDHTYLTVTSKELSKYGWKNSFKNTPAAYLTGFLIGIKSKKIGINKAILDIGFHKPAKGSKVFAVAKGAIDAGLEIPISEEVIPSEERIKGKHIEDFKLKLLGESIIANPDYIPITSLFEKVKSNILKEIEVIKNE, encoded by the coding sequence ATGAAAATCTATAAAAGAGCTAAGCCTAAAAGGCAGCGTAAAGGATTAACAAATTATTATAAAAGAATAAAATTAGTAAAATCTAATTTACCAAGACTTGTTATTAGAAAAACTAATAGGTATATTATTACACAAATAATTGAATCAAAAGCTGGAGGAGATCATACTTATTTAACAGTAACTTCTAAAGAATTAAGTAAATATGGTTGGAAAAATAGTTTCAAAAATACTCCAGCAGCTTATTTAACTGGATTTTTAATAGGAATTAAATCTAAGAAAATTGGTATAAATAAAGCTATTTTAGATATTGGTTTTCATAAACCTGCTAAAGGCTCTAAAGTTTTTGCAGTAGCTAAAGGAGCAATTGATGCTGGTTTAGAAATTCCAATTTCTGAAGAAGTTATACCTTCTGAAGAAAGAATTAAAGGGAAACATATAGAAGATTTTAAATTAAAATTATTAGGAGAATCAATAATAGCTAATCCAGACTATATTCCAATTACATCTCTTTTTGAAAAAGTTAAAAGTAATATTTTAAAAGAAATCGAAGTGATAAAAAATGAGTAG
- a CDS encoding 30S ribosomal protein S5, with amino-acid sequence MSSSEWVPRTNLGRAVLEGKITSINEVFANHLRIYEPQIVDILLPNLEQEVLDVKLTQKQTDAGERSRFKAIVVVGNRDGYVGLGTGKAIHVVAAIEKAVNDAKLSIIPVQRGCGSWECGCDAPHSLRTKVTGKCGSVRMVLLPAPKGVGLVAGEIAKRVLELAGIKDCWTRSFGETRTTLSMARATFEALKNTNKIILPSMWG; translated from the coding sequence ATGAGTAGTTCAGAATGGGTTCCAAGAACAAATTTAGGAAGAGCTGTTTTAGAAGGAAAAATTACTTCAATTAATGAAGTTTTTGCAAATCATTTAAGAATATATGAACCTCAAATAGTTGATATTCTTCTTCCAAATCTTGAACAAGAAGTATTAGATGTAAAACTTACACAAAAACAAACTGATGCTGGTGAGCGTTCAAGATTTAAAGCAATAGTAGTTGTTGGTAATAGAGATGGTTATGTTGGTCTTGGAACAGGTAAAGCTATACATGTTGTAGCTGCAATTGAGAAAGCAGTAAATGATGCAAAACTTTCAATAATTCCTGTTCAAAGAGGTTGTGGAAGTTGGGAATGTGGATGTGATGCCCCTCATTCTCTTAGAACTAAAGTAACTGGTAAATGTGGAAGTGTTAGAATGGTTTTACTTCCAGCACCTAAAGGTGTTGGATTAGTTGCTGGTGAAATAGCTAAAAGAGTTTTAGAATTAGCTGGAATAAAAGATTGCTGGACAAGAAGTTTTGGTGAAACACGCACAACCCTTTCAATGGCTAGAGCAACTTTTGAAGCTTTAAAGAATACTAATAAAATTATTCTTCCTTCAATGTGGGGCTAA
- a CDS encoding 50S ribosomal protein L30, which produces MVENNQLIAVIRLRGPSGMSYDNEYTLRLLNLKRANHATILNYSKDIAGMLRKVDGFITWGEINEKTLLNLLSKKSNLNSEMIKKAGYNSLEELVHALYKGEIKISKLKKIGFKPIFRLHPPSHGFKKSIKRKFKSNGEAGYRGEAINDLLNRMI; this is translated from the coding sequence ATGGTTGAAAATAATCAATTAATAGCTGTTATTAGATTAAGAGGGCCATCTGGGATGTCTTATGATAATGAGTATACTTTAAGACTTTTAAATCTTAAAAGAGCAAATCATGCTACTATTTTAAATTATTCAAAAGATATAGCTGGAATGTTAAGAAAAGTTGATGGATTTATTACATGGGGAGAAATTAATGAAAAAACACTTTTAAATTTACTTTCTAAAAAAAGTAATTTAAATAGTGAAATGATTAAGAAAGCAGGTTATAATTCTCTTGAAGAATTAGTTCATGCTCTATATAAAGGGGAAATAAAAATTTCAAAATTAAAAAAAATTGGTTTTAAACCAATTTTTAGATTGCACCCACCTTCTCATGGTTTTAAAAAATCTATTAAAAGAAAATTTAAATCTAATGGTGAAGCAGGCTATAGAGGAGAAGCAATAAATGATTTATTAAATAGAATGATTTAA
- the hsp20 gene encoding archaeal heat shock protein Hsp20: MNENSMDEDENKKWKKRKDWNFNEIFENFERLTEFLEEEFNRIFEEPNFYTFNNFFRGKPLIYGFSISIDPTGKPRIQEFGNINPKGEKPLISDKREPLMDIINNENEIIIIAEIPGVKKDDIELNATEDTLIISVSNPHRKYYKELYLEEKIDPYSIQSNYNNGVLQIKLRKNEFKGKEIKIS; this comes from the coding sequence ATGAATGAAAATAGTATGGATGAAGATGAAAATAAAAAATGGAAAAAGAGAAAAGATTGGAATTTTAATGAAATATTTGAAAATTTTGAAAGATTAACAGAATTTCTTGAAGAAGAATTTAATAGAATATTCGAAGAACCTAATTTTTATACTTTTAATAATTTTTTTAGAGGAAAACCTTTAATTTATGGTTTTAGTATTTCAATAGATCCTACTGGAAAACCTAGAATACAAGAATTTGGAAATATTAATCCAAAAGGAGAAAAACCATTAATAAGTGATAAAAGAGAACCACTTATGGATATTATTAATAATGAAAATGAAATAATTATAATAGCTGAAATTCCTGGTGTTAAAAAAGATGATATTGAATTGAATGCAACTGAAGATACTCTTATTATATCTGTTTCAAATCCTCATAGAAAATATTATAAAGAACTTTATCTTGAAGAAAAAATCGATCCTTATTCAATTCAATCTAATTATAATAATGGTGTATTACAAATAAAATTAAGAAAAAATGAATTTAAAGGAAAAGAAATAAAAATAAGTTAA
- a CDS encoding uL15 family ribosomal protein — protein MPTRFRKIRKYRGSRTCGWGQIGQHRKGGAKGGRGLGKKAGHKHKYTWVLENAPDHFGKEGFKPPVKKPIKRIINLKDLENIIRKIESSNEAKYINGLLLVNLIEYGYDKLLGSGNISKPVIIVSNEWSKKSEEKISKIGGKIIKPSQLNM, from the coding sequence ATGCCAACACGCTTTAGAAAAATTAGGAAATACAGAGGATCTAGAACTTGTGGTTGGGGACAAATAGGGCAGCATCGTAAAGGAGGAGCTAAAGGTGGAAGAGGCTTAGGTAAGAAAGCTGGACATAAACATAAATATACATGGGTTTTAGAAAATGCACCAGATCATTTTGGAAAAGAAGGTTTCAAACCTCCTGTAAAAAAGCCTATTAAAAGAATAATTAATTTAAAAGATTTAGAAAATATTATTAGAAAAATTGAATCAAGTAATGAAGCAAAATATATTAATGGATTACTCTTAGTAAACCTTATTGAATATGGTTATGATAAACTTTTAGGCTCCGGAAATATAAGTAAACCCGTAATTATAGTATCGAATGAGTGGTCTAAAAAATCTGAAGAAAAAATTAGTAAGATTGGAGGAAAAATAATTAAACCATCTCAATTAAACATGTGA
- the secY gene encoding preprotein translocase subunit SecY, with product MSSIKNFFQSIEKFLPTVTPPKKKLSLTERLIWTLLALVIYMLMSEIFLYGLPIKPQPGTTSPIILNIIFASRIGTLMTLGIGPIVTAGIIVQLLAGAELIKLDLSKPEDRSLFTSLSKILAILITIFQSAAYVLTGYFGNISFQASILIFIQLFLATMLVMLLDEMIQKGWGLGSGISLFIAAGVAQTIFWDLLSPIEISNETPKFFGVILALFETISSGVSIDKVLYRGNFPDLIGLFSTIFLILLLIYLESVRIEIPISYAKYGSYRAKYPVKLLYVSNIPVIFASTIFANVYYLTSIVWSRFNPNNDNILLNILGKYTQTEGGQPNPIGGLAYYMTSPRNLASVMEDPLRAIIYLLLMISFSVVFAIFWVEVGGLSAPKVAEQLIDAGMQVPGFRRNPIIISKIIEKHIHIVTILGGLIIGIIAGVADLINVFGSGVGILLMIGILFQYYELLTKEQLLEMYPSLGKLLE from the coding sequence ATGTCTTCTATAAAAAATTTTTTTCAATCTATTGAAAAATTTTTACCTACTGTTACTCCACCTAAAAAGAAACTTAGTCTTACAGAACGATTAATATGGACTTTACTAGCTTTAGTTATATATATGCTAATGAGTGAAATTTTCTTATATGGTTTACCAATTAAACCTCAACCTGGAACAACTTCTCCAATTATATTGAATATAATATTCGCTTCTCGTATTGGTACTTTAATGACTCTTGGAATAGGACCAATTGTAACTGCTGGAATAATAGTTCAGCTTTTAGCCGGAGCTGAATTAATTAAATTAGATCTATCTAAACCTGAAGATAGGTCATTATTTACTTCTTTAAGTAAAATTCTAGCTATTTTAATAACTATTTTTCAATCTGCAGCATATGTTCTTACAGGATACTTTGGGAACATTTCATTTCAAGCATCTATATTAATATTCATTCAATTATTTTTAGCAACAATGCTTGTAATGTTACTTGATGAAATGATCCAAAAAGGTTGGGGTTTAGGAAGTGGTATAAGTCTATTTATTGCTGCAGGTGTTGCACAAACAATTTTTTGGGATCTTTTATCGCCTATAGAAATAAGTAATGAAACTCCAAAATTTTTTGGAGTTATTTTAGCTTTATTTGAAACAATTTCTTCTGGAGTTAGTATTGATAAGGTATTGTATAGAGGTAATTTTCCAGATCTTATTGGACTTTTTTCAACAATTTTTCTCATCCTTTTATTAATTTATTTAGAATCTGTAAGAATAGAAATTCCAATTTCCTATGCAAAATATGGTAGTTATAGAGCTAAATATCCTGTAAAACTTTTATACGTGTCAAACATTCCAGTAATATTTGCTTCAACAATATTTGCTAATGTATACTATCTAACTTCAATCGTATGGAGTAGATTTAATCCGAATAATGATAATATATTATTAAATATTCTTGGAAAATATACTCAAACGGAAGGAGGACAGCCTAACCCAATTGGAGGATTAGCATATTATATGACTTCTCCAAGAAACTTAGCTTCTGTTATGGAAGATCCATTAAGAGCGATTATTTATCTTCTATTAATGATTTCTTTCTCAGTAGTTTTTGCTATTTTCTGGGTTGAGGTAGGTGGTCTTAGTGCTCCTAAAGTTGCTGAACAATTAATAGATGCAGGAATGCAAGTACCAGGGTTCAGAAGGAACCCTATTATAATATCTAAAATAATTGAAAAGCATATTCATATTGTAACAATTTTAGGAGGTTTAATAATTGGTATAATTGCAGGAGTAGCAGATTTAATAAATGTTTTTGGCTCAGGTGTAGGTATCCTTTTAATGATTGGGATTTTATTCCAATATTATGAATTGCTTACTAAAGAACAATTGCTTGAAATGTATCCTTCATTAGGTAAATTACTTGAATAA
- a CDS encoding EMC3/TMCO1 family protein yields MLNLIKIFESNYTMSSLLVFLVSFILAIFSITIYKIVFGEETFKKMRETNLWKRKLLEARKNKDEKLLAKLEKKREYMEKIDAEIASKQLKVTLITIIPSFLSFYFLSTIYGVNAVALMPKGMSIPFLSHPDGGLPFFTWYLLTFFAIYNPLSKLFKVSIGVEDYAEESIKNKK; encoded by the coding sequence ATGTTAAATTTAATAAAAATTTTTGAATCAAATTATACAATGAGTTCACTCTTAGTTTTTTTAGTAAGTTTTATTTTAGCAATTTTTTCTATTACAATTTATAAAATAGTATTTGGAGAGGAAACATTTAAGAAAATGCGTGAAACGAATCTTTGGAAACGTAAATTGCTTGAAGCTAGAAAGAATAAAGATGAAAAATTATTAGCTAAGCTTGAGAAAAAAAGAGAATATATGGAAAAAATAGATGCTGAAATTGCAAGTAAGCAATTAAAAGTTACTTTAATAACAATTATCCCAAGCTTTCTAAGTTTTTATTTTTTATCAACTATTTATGGAGTTAATGCTGTTGCTTTAATGCCTAAAGGAATGAGTATTCCTTTTCTTTCTCATCCAGATGGAGGTTTACCATTTTTCACATGGTATTTATTAACATTCTTTGCAATATATAATCCGCTATCTAAATTATTTAAAGTAAGTATTGGGGTTGAAGATTATGCCGAGGAGAGCATTAAGAACAAGAAGTAA
- a CDS encoding 50S ribosomal protein L34e → MPRRALRTRSKARIFVRTPGGKVVIHYRKRKSNPKICPLCKKEIHGIPKINSSNASKFPLSSKRISRIYGGVLCGKCLKNLLKKEVAKTWLLQ, encoded by the coding sequence ATGCCGAGGAGAGCATTAAGAACAAGAAGTAAAGCTAGAATATTTGTTAGAACTCCTGGAGGAAAAGTAGTTATACATTATAGAAAAAGAAAATCAAATCCTAAAATTTGTCCATTGTGTAAAAAAGAAATCCATGGAATTCCTAAAATAAATTCTTCAAATGCTTCGAAATTCCCATTATCAAGTAAAAGAATTTCAAGAATTTATGGTGGTGTATTATGCGGGAAATGCTTAAAGAATCTTTTGAAAAAAGAAGTAGCAAAAACTTGGTTATTACAATAA
- a CDS encoding AAA family ATPase: protein MREMLKESFEKRSSKNLVITISGLHGVGKSTIAKSISKEFNLRYISAGLLFREIAKEKNLSLLELSEKAMLSPEIDAIIDNMQREEASKGNVVIDGLISSFICKDFANIKIYIKANLETRINRIAKRDGIDFNKALKETLERENNEKERFKKFYGFDIDDISIYDLVIDNSFISVSICVKIIKMYINEYLKNIKNRLSDNK from the coding sequence ATGCGGGAAATGCTTAAAGAATCTTTTGAAAAAAGAAGTAGCAAAAACTTGGTTATTACAATAAGTGGCTTACATGGAGTTGGAAAATCAACAATAGCTAAATCTATTTCTAAAGAATTTAATTTAAGATATATTTCAGCTGGTTTATTGTTTAGAGAAATTGCTAAAGAGAAAAATTTAAGCTTATTAGAACTTTCAGAAAAAGCCATGCTTTCTCCTGAAATAGATGCTATAATAGATAATATGCAAAGAGAAGAAGCTTCTAAAGGTAATGTAGTTATTGATGGTTTAATATCAAGCTTTATATGTAAAGATTTTGCAAATATTAAAATTTATATAAAAGCAAATTTGGAAACCAGAATCAATAGAATAGCTAAAAGAGATGGAATTGATTTTAATAAAGCTTTAAAAGAAACTTTAGAAAGAGAAAATAATGAAAAAGAAAGGTTTAAAAAATTTTATGGATTTGATATAGATGATATCTCAATTTATGATTTAGTAATTGATAATTCATTCATTTCAGTATCTATTTGTGTAAAAATTATTAAAATGTATATTAATGAGTATCTTAAAAATATAAAAAATCGATTAAGTGATAATAAATGA
- a CDS encoding 50S ribosomal protein L14e has translation MIGRVCVKVAGREAGKKCVIVSIIDKNFVLITGPKSLTGVRRRKVNVLHLSFTPYTIDIKNDASDEEVLKAIEKAGLIEYFKKEVRIKEGIPAI, from the coding sequence ATGATAGGAAGAGTTTGTGTGAAAGTCGCTGGTAGAGAAGCTGGAAAAAAATGTGTAATAGTATCTATAATTGATAAGAACTTTGTACTTATTACAGGACCTAAATCTCTTACTGGTGTAAGGAGACGTAAAGTAAATGTATTGCATCTTTCATTCACACCATATACTATTGATATAAAAAATGATGCTTCTGATGAAGAAGTATTAAAAGCTATAGAGAAAGCAGGACTTATAGAATATTTTAAAAAAGAAGTAAGAATTAAAGAAGGAATACCAGCAATATGA
- a CDS encoding acetate--CoA ligase family protein, with product MNLEKINEIFKKAIMEKRKTLTIYESKEILYNYDIPISKHYLLRNLKDIDKALKEISFPIALKISSPQIIHKTDIGGIKLNINSKKELIKAYNDMIFNIKRKFPNILIEGILIEEMIKKGIEIIIGGIQDSVFGPCIMFGLGGIFVEVYNDTSFRACPLSFNDALEMIMEIKGFPILKGIRGEKPINIEELCNIIIKLSDLMIKYENLISEFDINPIIASSERIVAVDARFLLK from the coding sequence ATGAACTTAGAAAAAATAAATGAAATTTTTAAAAAAGCAATAATGGAAAAAAGGAAAACATTAACTATTTATGAATCAAAAGAAATATTGTATAATTATGATATTCCCATTTCAAAACATTATTTATTAAGAAATTTAAAAGATATAGATAAAGCTTTAAAAGAAATTTCTTTTCCAATAGCATTAAAAATCTCTTCTCCACAAATTATTCATAAAACAGATATTGGAGGAATAAAGCTTAATATAAATTCTAAAAAGGAATTAATAAAAGCTTATAATGATATGATCTTTAATATAAAAAGAAAATTTCCAAATATTCTTATTGAAGGAATTTTAATAGAAGAAATGATTAAAAAAGGAATAGAAATAATTATTGGTGGAATACAAGATTCTGTCTTTGGTCCATGTATAATGTTTGGTTTAGGGGGAATTTTTGTAGAAGTATATAATGATACTTCATTTAGAGCATGTCCCTTATCATTTAATGATGCTTTAGAAATGATTATGGAAATAAAAGGTTTTCCAATATTAAAAGGGATAAGAGGAGAAAAACCAATAAATATCGAGGAACTATGCAATATAATTATTAAATTATCAGATTTAATGATAAAATATGAAAATTTAATTTCTGAATTTGATATAAATCCAATTATAGCATCTTCTGAAAGGATAGTAGCTGTTGATGCTAGATTTTTATTAAAATAA
- the mobB gene encoding molybdopterin-guanine dinucleotide biosynthesis protein B, protein MRIIGISGTSSSGKTLLIEELTKYFSSKGYSVATVKCSKHEQFDIIGKDTLRHRIAGACYTIGLAEKETILLTRKTSLFDAINLLLPPVDYVFVEGCDKEKLPRIVVGDNSSEAFAHWKPGEKIDEIINKINSLPKESIQLIIDNKKIPMNPFVQKLFFKLLYSLVSILKDVNIEKAKSLIIKMDLKNNFNSK, encoded by the coding sequence TTGAGAATAATAGGTATTTCAGGTACATCTTCTAGTGGAAAAACTTTATTAATTGAAGAATTAACTAAATATTTTTCTTCTAAAGGCTATAGTGTAGCTACAGTGAAATGTAGTAAACATGAACAATTTGATATAATTGGTAAAGATACTTTAAGACATAGAATTGCTGGAGCATGTTACACAATTGGTTTAGCTGAAAAAGAAACAATCCTATTAACTAGAAAAACTTCATTATTTGATGCAATTAATCTTTTGCTTCCTCCAGTAGATTATGTTTTTGTAGAAGGATGTGATAAAGAAAAATTGCCTAGAATAGTTGTAGGTGATAATTCTTCAGAAGCTTTTGCACATTGGAAACCTGGTGAAAAAATAGATGAAATAATTAATAAAATAAATTCTCTTCCTAAAGAATCAATTCAATTAATTATAGATAATAAAAAAATTCCAATGAATCCTTTTGTTCAAAAATTATTCTTTAAACTATTGTATAGTCTAGTATCAATATTAAAAGATGTAAATATTGAAAAAGCAAAATCATTAATAATAAAAATGGATTTAAAAAATAATTTTAATTCCAAATAA